A DNA window from Camelina sativa cultivar DH55 chromosome 17, Cs, whole genome shotgun sequence contains the following coding sequences:
- the LOC104754667 gene encoding homeobox-leucine zipper protein HDG2-like isoform X1: protein MFEPNMLLAAMNNADSNNHNYNHEDNNNEGFLRDDEFDSANTKSGSENQEGGSGNDQDPLHPNQKKRYHRHTQLQIQEMEAFFKECPHPDDKQRKQLSRELGLEPLQVKFWFQNKRTQMKNHHERHENSHLRTENDKLRSDNIKYREALANASCPNCGGPTAIGEMSFDEHQLRLENARLREEIDRISAIAAKYVGKPVSNYPLMSPPPLPPRPLELGMGNFGGEAYGNNPTDLLKSITTPTEADKPVIIDLAVAAMEELMRMAQVDDSLWKSLVFDDEEYARTFPRGIGPRPAGFRSEASRETAVVIMNHVNIVEILMDVNQWSTIFAGMVSRAMTLAVLSTGVAGNFNGALQVMTAEFQVPSPLVPTRETYFARYCKQQGDGSWAVVDISLDSLQPNPPARCRRRASGCLIQEMPNGYSKVTWVEHVEVDDRGVHSLYKHMVSTGHAFGAKRWVAILDRQCERLASVMATNISSGEVGVITNQEGRRSMLKLAERMVISFCAGVSASTAHTWTTLSGTGAEDVRVMTRKSVDDPGRPPGIVLSAATSFWIPVPPKRVFDFLRDENSRNEWDILSNGGVVQEMAHIANGRDTGNCVSLLRVNSANSSQSNMLILQESCTDPTASFVIYAPVDIVAMNIVLNGGDPDYVALLPSGFAILPDGNANGGGDGGSLLTVAFQILVDSVPTAKLSLGSVATVNNLIACTIERIKASMSCETA, encoded by the exons ATGTTCGAACCAAATATGTTGCTTGCGGCTATGAACAACGCAGATAGCAATAATCACAACTACAACCATgaagacaacaacaatgaaGGGTTTCTTAGGGACGATGAATTCGACAGTGCCAATACTAAATCCGGAAGTGAGAATCAAGAGGGTGGATCAGGAAACGATCAAGATCCTCTTCATCCGAACCAGAAGAAACGATATCATCGACATACCCAACTTCAGATCCAGGAGATGGAAGC ATTTTTCAAAGAGTGTCCTCATCCAGACGACAAGCAAAGGAAACAACTGAGCCGTGAATTGGGTTTGGAACCTCTACAGGTCAAATTCTGGTTTCAAAACAAACGTACGCAAATGAag AATCATCACGAGCGGCATGAGAACTCGCATCTTCGGACGGAGAACGATAAGCTGCGAAGCGACAACATTAAATATCGAGAGGCTCTTGCAAATGCTTCGTGTCCTAATTGTGGTGGTCCGACGGCTATCGGAGAAATGTCTTTCGACGAACACCAACTACGTCTGGAAAATGCTCGACTAAGAGAAGAG ATCGACCGTATATCCGCGATTGCAGCCAAATACGTAGGCAAGCCAGTCTCAAACTATCCTCTTatgtctcctcctcctcttcctccacgtCCTCTAGAACTCGGCATGGGAAATTTTGGAGGAGAAGCTTATGGAAACAATCCAACCGATCTCCTCAAGTCCATCACTACACCAACCGAAGCTGATAAACCTGTCATCATAGACTTAGCTGTGGCTGCAATGGAAGAGCTCATGAGGATGGCTCAAGTGGACGATTCATTGTGGAAGAGTTTGGTTTTTGACGATGAAGAGTATGCTCGGACGTTTCCTAGAGGGATCGGACCTAGACCTGCTGGTTTTAGATCCGAAGCTTCGCGAGAAACCGCTGTTGTGATCATGAATCATGTTAACATCGTTGAGATTCTCATGGATGTG AATCAATGGTCAACCATTTTCGCGGGGATGGTTTCTAGAGCTATGACATTAGCGGTTTTATCGACTGGAGTTGCAGGAAACTTTAATGGAGCTCTTCAAGTG ATGACAGCAGAGTTTCAAGTTCCATCTCCATTAGTCCCGACCCGCGAAACCTATTTCGCACGTTACTGTAAACAACAAGGAGATGGTTCGTGGGCGGTTGTCGATATCTCCTTGGATAGTCTCCAACCAAATCCCCCGGCTAGATGTAGGCGGCGAGCTTCTGGATGTTTGATTCAAGAAATGCCAAATGGATATTCCAAG GTGACTTGGGTGGAGCATGTGGAAGTTGATGACAGAGGAGTCCATAGCTTATACAAACACATGGTTAGTACTGGTCATGCCTTTGGTGCTAAACGCTGGGTTGCGATTCTTGATCGTCAATGCGAGCGGTTAGCTAGCGTCATGGCTACAAATATTTCCTCTGGAGAAGTTGGCG TGATAACAAACCAAGAAGGGAGGAGGAGTATGCTGAAATTGGCGGAGCGGATGGTTATAAGCTTTTGTGCAGGAGTGAGTGCTTCAACAGCTCACACGTGGACTACATTGTCCGGTACAGGAGCTGAAGATGTTAGAGTGATGACTAGGAAGAGTGTGGATGATCCAGGAAGGCCTCCGGGTATTGTTCTTAGTGCAGCCACTTCCTTTTGGATCCCTGTTCCTCCAAAGAGAGTCTTTGATTTCCTCAGAGATGAGAATTCAAGAAATGAG TGGGATATTCTGTCCAATGGAGGAGTTGTGCAAGAAATGGCACATATTGCTAACGGGAGGGATACCGGAAACTGTGTTTCTCTTCTTCGGGTAAAT AGTGCAAACTCTAGCCAGAGCAATATGCTGATTCTACAAGAGAGCTGCACTGACCCTACAGCTTCCTTTGTGATCTATGCTCCAGTCGATATTGTAGCAATGAATATAGTGCTTAATGGAGGTGATCCGGACTATGTGGCTCTGCTTCCATCGGGTTTTGCTATTCTTCCTGATGGTAATGCCAATGGTGGAGGAGATGGAGGGTCGCTCTTGACCGTGGCTTTTCAGATTCTGGTTGACTCGGTTCCTACAGCTAAGCTATCTCTTGGCTCTGTTGCAACTGTTAACAATCTAATAGCTTGCACTATTGAGAGAATCAAAGCTTCCATGTCTTGTGAGACTGCTTGA
- the LOC104754667 gene encoding homeobox-leucine zipper protein HDG2-like isoform X2: MFEPNMLLAAMNNADSNNHNYNHEDNNNEGFLRDDEFDSANTKSGSENQEGGSGNDQDPLHPNQKKRYHRHTQLQIQEMEAFFKECPHPDDKQRKQLSRELGLEPLQVKFWFQNKRTQMKNHHERHENSHLRTENDKLRSDNIKYREALANASCPNCGGPTAIGEMSFDEHQLRLENARLREEIDRISAIAAKYVGKPVSNYPLMSPPPLPPRPLELGMGNFGGEAYGNNPTDLLKSITTPTEADKPVIIDLAVAAMEELMRMAQVDDSLWKSLVFDDEEYARTFPRGIGPRPAGFRSEASRETAVVIMNHVNIVEILMDVNQWSTIFAGMVSRAMTLAVLSTGVAGNFNGALQVMTAEFQVPSPLVPTRETYFARYCKQQGDGSWAVVDISLDSLQPNPPARCRRRASGCLIQEMPNGYSKVTWVEHVEVDDRGVHSLYKHMVSTGHAFGAKRWVAILDRQCERLASVMATNISSGEVGVITNQEGRRSMLKLAERMVISFCAGVSASTAHTWTTLSGTGAEDVRVMTRKSVDDPGRPPGIVLSAATSFWIPVPPKRVFDFLRDENSRNEWDILSNGGVVQEMAHIANGRDTGNCVSLLRSANSSQSNMLILQESCTDPTASFVIYAPVDIVAMNIVLNGGDPDYVALLPSGFAILPDGNANGGGDGGSLLTVAFQILVDSVPTAKLSLGSVATVNNLIACTIERIKASMSCETA; the protein is encoded by the exons ATGTTCGAACCAAATATGTTGCTTGCGGCTATGAACAACGCAGATAGCAATAATCACAACTACAACCATgaagacaacaacaatgaaGGGTTTCTTAGGGACGATGAATTCGACAGTGCCAATACTAAATCCGGAAGTGAGAATCAAGAGGGTGGATCAGGAAACGATCAAGATCCTCTTCATCCGAACCAGAAGAAACGATATCATCGACATACCCAACTTCAGATCCAGGAGATGGAAGC ATTTTTCAAAGAGTGTCCTCATCCAGACGACAAGCAAAGGAAACAACTGAGCCGTGAATTGGGTTTGGAACCTCTACAGGTCAAATTCTGGTTTCAAAACAAACGTACGCAAATGAag AATCATCACGAGCGGCATGAGAACTCGCATCTTCGGACGGAGAACGATAAGCTGCGAAGCGACAACATTAAATATCGAGAGGCTCTTGCAAATGCTTCGTGTCCTAATTGTGGTGGTCCGACGGCTATCGGAGAAATGTCTTTCGACGAACACCAACTACGTCTGGAAAATGCTCGACTAAGAGAAGAG ATCGACCGTATATCCGCGATTGCAGCCAAATACGTAGGCAAGCCAGTCTCAAACTATCCTCTTatgtctcctcctcctcttcctccacgtCCTCTAGAACTCGGCATGGGAAATTTTGGAGGAGAAGCTTATGGAAACAATCCAACCGATCTCCTCAAGTCCATCACTACACCAACCGAAGCTGATAAACCTGTCATCATAGACTTAGCTGTGGCTGCAATGGAAGAGCTCATGAGGATGGCTCAAGTGGACGATTCATTGTGGAAGAGTTTGGTTTTTGACGATGAAGAGTATGCTCGGACGTTTCCTAGAGGGATCGGACCTAGACCTGCTGGTTTTAGATCCGAAGCTTCGCGAGAAACCGCTGTTGTGATCATGAATCATGTTAACATCGTTGAGATTCTCATGGATGTG AATCAATGGTCAACCATTTTCGCGGGGATGGTTTCTAGAGCTATGACATTAGCGGTTTTATCGACTGGAGTTGCAGGAAACTTTAATGGAGCTCTTCAAGTG ATGACAGCAGAGTTTCAAGTTCCATCTCCATTAGTCCCGACCCGCGAAACCTATTTCGCACGTTACTGTAAACAACAAGGAGATGGTTCGTGGGCGGTTGTCGATATCTCCTTGGATAGTCTCCAACCAAATCCCCCGGCTAGATGTAGGCGGCGAGCTTCTGGATGTTTGATTCAAGAAATGCCAAATGGATATTCCAAG GTGACTTGGGTGGAGCATGTGGAAGTTGATGACAGAGGAGTCCATAGCTTATACAAACACATGGTTAGTACTGGTCATGCCTTTGGTGCTAAACGCTGGGTTGCGATTCTTGATCGTCAATGCGAGCGGTTAGCTAGCGTCATGGCTACAAATATTTCCTCTGGAGAAGTTGGCG TGATAACAAACCAAGAAGGGAGGAGGAGTATGCTGAAATTGGCGGAGCGGATGGTTATAAGCTTTTGTGCAGGAGTGAGTGCTTCAACAGCTCACACGTGGACTACATTGTCCGGTACAGGAGCTGAAGATGTTAGAGTGATGACTAGGAAGAGTGTGGATGATCCAGGAAGGCCTCCGGGTATTGTTCTTAGTGCAGCCACTTCCTTTTGGATCCCTGTTCCTCCAAAGAGAGTCTTTGATTTCCTCAGAGATGAGAATTCAAGAAATGAG TGGGATATTCTGTCCAATGGAGGAGTTGTGCAAGAAATGGCACATATTGCTAACGGGAGGGATACCGGAAACTGTGTTTCTCTTCTTCGG AGTGCAAACTCTAGCCAGAGCAATATGCTGATTCTACAAGAGAGCTGCACTGACCCTACAGCTTCCTTTGTGATCTATGCTCCAGTCGATATTGTAGCAATGAATATAGTGCTTAATGGAGGTGATCCGGACTATGTGGCTCTGCTTCCATCGGGTTTTGCTATTCTTCCTGATGGTAATGCCAATGGTGGAGGAGATGGAGGGTCGCTCTTGACCGTGGCTTTTCAGATTCTGGTTGACTCGGTTCCTACAGCTAAGCTATCTCTTGGCTCTGTTGCAACTGTTAACAATCTAATAGCTTGCACTATTGAGAGAATCAAAGCTTCCATGTCTTGTGAGACTGCTTGA
- the LOC104759078 gene encoding peroxidase 2-like → MAIKNLVALLVLLSVLGVSVAHKGRLDLNYYKHRCPDAEAIVRRVTIQYVSRKPSLAAALLRMHFHDCFVRGCDGSILLKSPNNDAERNAVPNLSLRGYEVVDAAKSALEKKCPGVVSCTDVLSLVARDAVVVVRNISQWTXXXXSLPSPFAGIAALKQNFFNKGLNTKDLVVLSGGHTIGISNCGLINSRIYNFTGRGDFDPAMNPSYVRQLKKRCKPTDFRSSVEMDPGSVKKFDSHYFNIVAQKKGLFTSDSTLLDDPETKSYVETQVSTGGSSFAKDFSDSMLKLGFVEILTGNQGEIRRRCAFPN, encoded by the exons ATGGCGATTAAGAACCTTGTTGCTCTTTTGGTTCTTCTCAGCGTTCTTGGAGTTTCAGTCGCTCATAAGGGTCGTCTTGACCTTAACTACTACAAACACAGGTGTCCCGACGCAGAAGCCATCGTCCGTCGTGTCACAATTCAATATGTCTCTCGCAAGCCAAGTCTTGCTGCCGCTCTTCTAAGGATGCATTTTCATGATTGTTTCGTCAGA GGATGTGATGGTTCCATCCTTTTGAAATCTCCAAACAATGATGCGGAAAGAAACGCTGTCCCCAACCTGTCCCTGAGAGGTTATGAAGTGGTCGATGCCGCTAAGTCAGCGCTCGAGAAGAAGTGTCCCGGTGTGGTTTCTTGCACTGATGTTCTTTCCTTAGTCGCCAGAGACGCCGTCGTAGTTGTACGTAACATTTCACAATGGACTAANNNNNNNN ATAGTCTACCATCACCTTTCGCCGGAATAGCTGCACTGAAGCAAAACTTCTTCAACAAGGGCCTAAACACTAAAGACCTTGTCGTCCTTTcag GGGGTCACACCATTGGAATCTCTAACTGCGGTCTCATCAACAGCCGTATCTACAACTTCACCGGCAGAGGCGATTTTGACCCAGCGATGAACCCAAGCTACGTCAGGCAATTGAAGAAAAGGTGCAAGCCTACTGATTTCAGGAGCTCAGTGGAGATGGACCCGGGCAGTGTGAAGAAGTTTGACTCTCACTACTTCAACATTGTGGCTCAAAAGAAGGGTCTTTTCACATCTGACTCAACACTTCTCGATGACCCAGAGACCAAAAGCTACGTCGAGACACAGGTTTCTACTGGTGGGTCTTCATTCGCCAAAGACTTCTCGGACTCAATGCTCAAACTCGGTTTCGTCGAGATCCTCACCGGAAATCAGGGTGAGATCAGGAGGAGATGCGCCTTCCCTAACTAA